The region TAGAAGCGGGAATGCAATGCACGACAAGTACCCCAAGAGATGCAAGATCCAGCCAAATGTATACCTTACCTTATGCATTCCTCCCgttggaaaaaaaaaaggcggcGTCAGTGGCTTGCGTATTGTTGACCAATCGACCCCTCCATTGATATGCTGCTTAAGCGCCCACGGCGTCCCTCCCTCTTGAACCGCCGAGGAAAGCATAATTTAACCTTTAAACCGCAGGACCCAGTAGATACTCCCCAAGACAAGTGGTTTTGTGATATATTATGCTCGGAAGCGCCTATGGCGACGTCACGTTCTAAAAGTTTTGTCCATGAGGTGATCGCCTGGCTTAGCTTCAACATGATTCTCTGCAAGCGCCACATAGAGTCCGATGTAAAAAGCATAAGCTGTGAGAGTCAAGCACACAGTTACAGTCACAGGAACCAGCCAGAAGAAGCAAGTACAAAGAAGAAGTCGCTTTAAGCGACATATATGTAGAACTTTATTAACCCGTCTCCCCAAGTCCCATTTCCatattcaccaccaccccatgAGTTGCAGTCTACAAGTTCCTCCCCGCTTTGCCCAACCAGAATGAATCGCTATGTTATACAATGACAGAAAGTTTTTTCTTGCCTgttccccccctccccccccaacccccccaaaaaaatgtaaaaagaaaacaccATGCCTGCATAAAAGCCATCCCCCGTGAACGCTGATGTCAGCTCGTAACATCCGCTGGTATCATTGTAGAAAGCACCAAAAAAGTGCCCGTTTCCCAAATCTCAAAACTCCAATCCGTGCCCAGTCGTCGTCTTCCGCCGACTGACCAGGGCATATACATACACAAGTGCATTGTTGAAcccagaaagaaaagaaaagcccCGACTCTACATCCACCTCATTTTCGCTCCTCTTTGTTCCTATGTTGCCTGTCATTCTCAACCGTAGCCTGGTTAATGGATTGAAACCATCATCGCGGGTGCTATCTAAGCAGGCGCAGTGAAGGCAGCAGGCGGCAAATTGGCCCGTTGCTCCTCAAAAGACTGGAGAGCAAGATCAAAGTTCCAATTGGCTGTGCCGGATAGACAAAGCTCCGAATACTGGGCGTTCATGCCGGTGCGCCTCGCCAGCTCTTGGATAAGCTGGACCCTGGTGGCATCGTCGATGACAGGCACCGCAGCCACGACCGGAGCGACGGGAGCAATAGGCGCAGCGGGAGCACCGGTGGTTACTGGAACAGGAGCGGCTCCGGCAGCCCGCGGCGTCCATTTGTGGATAGTGAGCTGGTCACTGAGAACCCGATAGGGGTGAGGGGCGCCTGGTTTGCTGGGCCCGAGGATGAAAGAGCGGGAAAAGGTACGAGTGCCATAAAGCTCCTCGGTCGTATCAGCTTCTTCAAATTGCCCGTGGACGTTAATCATCAAGCCCATCGCGAAGCCGTGTCCCGAGGGGTCCGCCAAGTGGGGGAACGTATGGCAGTCGATAATCCACAGTTCGGGCTGGTCCAGAGTGGCATGACGAGTGGCCGGCAGCGACCTCCACATCTCTGCAATGAGCGAGGCGCCGGTGAAGAGACGCTGGACGACTGCTGGGTTTCGGCTCCCTCCAAGCTTTTGAATGTTTCGGGAGTATTTCATGTAGGGTTTCCACTCAACGTCACGGCCGGGTTCAGGTGTGGCAGAGAGCGAGGCCACGGACTCGACATCGTAAAATTGCGCAGCCAAGGCCGGTCGGTCGTGGTCGTAAAGCTGGAAGAAGGACCGCAGAAAGATGCTGGCAACGTTGTTCTCGCCGTCGCGGAGATTAGAGGGCAGCTGGGCCAACGGCTGTGGAGTCATCGCCCTCAAggcctcagcagcctcctgCGGACTCCGGACAATGTTTCCATCCAGGATTTGCAGGCAAGGGAACCATTGGGTGATCTGCACGGCGTAATCGGCAACGCCGGTGACGGGGTTTCCGACCAGGTAAAGCTCTTCTAGATAACGGAACTCCTGCTTCCATTTGGCAATCGAAGAGAAGGTCGCGAGCCGATTGTTGCTTAGGTCGAGCCGACGCAAGTGTGGCAGCGAATAGGCTAGTGTAAACACCTGGTCGACGTCCGAGATCTCGTTACGAGCAAGGGAAACTGACTGGATGCcttgccttttctcctcagCGGTCTTGAATTGCTCGCCAGCGACATGAATGATGGCCCTGAACGACTTTTCAGCCAGTGATTGGGAACCGACTGCGCCGAGATTTCCAAGGATGTCGTCTGTTCCGAGCGCTGACAGATCAAGAAGTTTCTGCTCAGTATTGTATCGCTTCGCCAACAACGCAAGAAGCTTCTGTCGGGTGTCTGCAGCGTCTTTTGAGAACTTGGTGCCAGTAGGGAATGGCTCAGTGGTTTcctcgatggtgatgggagcACCGGCGTACTGGTACCCATTGAGGTGCATAATGCTAGACACGTCGTCCTTGTTGGCTTTGACCCAGACGTAGTCGCCATCTAGCACACCCTGGTGTATGTTAATATATGATTAAAttcaagaagaaaaaagcaGGACAACATACTCTTCCCAAGACGATCTTCTTATCCTTATCAGCCTTGCGCTCAATGAATTGGAGAAGTCCCTTGACACCGCCATCGGAATTCGACGCGGCCTTGCTATTCTTGACACCCAGGATCTTGagggtggttttggcgtGCTTGGATCCACCTTCGCCAATGTAGTTCTTGAGGTTCTGAGCTAGACGCGAAGATGTTCTAGAACCCCTCGTAGGCGCTCCTCTCGCAGCTCCTCTGCCGCGAGTTCCCCTGCCGGACGGTCCAGTTGGTGGATTGGAACTTGAGATCGGCGCGCCCATGGAAACATCTCCATCACGATCGGTTCTGGTGGCAGCTCGATGTTTAGCGACTCCGCCACGGGAAGCTCGAGCTGTTGGCTTGCGATTATTGCTGCCGCCGCGAGGACCAGTAGGAGGGGCCATCGTGATTGAGATCGGAAGTTGCTTGAGAGTCGCGGAACTGATCTGCAACAGACACGAGTTTGGTCGTTTGCACAACCCTGTGAGATAAAGTCGCTCGAAAGGAGAGCCAGAGGCGGAATCTGTGGCTCAGGTTTTTGCGCCGAAGTTGAGAGTTGTGCGAAAGAGGAAGCGGGGCACTGGTGGTAGGTACCGGTAGGTATCGCTTCGATAAGGCTTCGGTCGACTGACTCGACTCTCGCTGGCTGACAGTGGAATGGCTGGGAGTCGCCACAAGCGCGAAAAAAAACACCTGCTAGGTGAGTGAATGTAGTAAGGTTGGCCGAATGTTGGCTCGGCTAACAAAGTGAGTAGAGAACCAATATCTCAAttttggtggtgctggttgcGTCACAAAGAGAAGtaggtgttgttgtggttgttgtggagCTGGAACAAAAAGATGGATCGACTTTCAGTTGGCTGTGACCGCATACCTGCCACAAACCTTGCACCAAGTGGGGTTCTGCCTGGGCCAAGGGCCCACCGTTCCTGGATAGTCAACCAATCGTAGCTTTTGCCGATGCTCCCGTGCTGGGTGGCTTGGCAAGTTTGCTCACCCATTGACACGTGATCTGGTGTATCGTCGCGTCTTGAGTATGAACAATAGATCGCGTCTTCTTTGGAGACGATGCACCTCACTTCCAGGCCAGACAGGACCTTCAAGATGACATAAGAAACAAAACGGCAGACATTCCAAGCAATTCGGACACTCGTAATGACAGCAATGGTCGGTTGGTTACCCTTCGATAGATCACCACACCTTCCACAGGTCAATCACACCTCCCATAGGTCAATCGCAGACGGTCATTTGGCATTTCACGCACGCCTCAATTCACCCACCTCAGCTCACCCAACTCAATCCCTTTTTCTGAATACTTTTTGTAGCGATATAGCGCAATGGATGATGAGTTTGACGAGACCTTTGTTTTTGATGACGACTTGATCGCACTCACTCAGGtcgccgaagccgaagcggcggcggcagcaaaTTCCACTGCTCACAGGCCTCAAGAGTCTGCTGTCAGAACGCCAGGAACTCCTCTTTCAGTACCTGCAGCAGCCCGGGTAAATACGGCAGCTGCAATCTCGGAATTCGACGATTTGCCATCAGATGCATTCGACAGTTCCCCACAGCCACCAAACAACCAGAAGCGGCCGAGTCAAGTGCCACCTCCAAGAGCTACTCCGATAtcccaaggacaaggacaaggctTCCGGCAAACAACACTCTGGGGAGGCACTGCGCGGCAGGGCAGCATTCGGCCATTACAGGTGACTAATAGTCGCCCATTCCGCGCTGACCTGCCCCCAGAGATACCCACTCATCATGAACTCAATGACTGTGAGCTTTCAACATGGGTCTATCCGTTGAACTTGGGCCCAATTCGAGACTACCAGTTTACCATTGTCAACAGTGCTCTGTTCAACAACACACTTGTGGCTCTGCCCACCGGTCTGGGTAAAACTTTCATCGCCGCCACGGTTATGCTCAATTTCTATCGATGGACCAAACGAGGGAAAATCGTATTCGTCGCACCCACCAAACCCTTGGCATCCCAGCAGGTCAAGGCTTGTCTCGACGTTGCGGGCATCCCACGGTCCGAGGCAACACTCCTAACAGGAGAGACGGCTCCGGCTTTACGTGAGGCTGAATGGGAGACCAAGCGGCTATTTTTTATGACGCCGCAAACACTTCAAAATGATTTGTCTAAAGGCTACGCAGATCCAAAGTCGGTTGTTCTTCTGGTAGTCGATGAAGCCCATCGAGCCACAGGCGACTACGCCTACGTGAAAGTAATAGAATTCCTCCGTCGATTCTCACAGAGTTTCAGGGTTCTTGCACTTACGGCAACTCCCGGATCCTCCGTGGAAGGCGTCCAAAATGTCATTGATAATCTCGGTATCTCCCACATCGAAATCAGAACAGAAGAGTCTTTGGATATTCGACAATACGTTCACTCGAGAGACACCAATACGATTACACTCGACCCATCCGACGAGATGATGGAAGTGAGAGGCCTCTTTTCCAAAGCCCTCCAGCCTCTGGTCGACAAGTTGAGCGCCCAAAATATTTACTTTGGAAGGGATCCCATGAGTCTGACTACCTATGGCCTGATGAAATCGAGAAGCGACTGGCTTGCCGGAGCTGGCAGACACGCAAACCAGGGATTAAAGTTTGCCATGTTCGCCGTGTTCAGCATTCTTCAGAGCCTGGCGCACTCGATAAAGTTGTTAAATTTCCACGGGATCAAGCCATTTTATCACAACCTGTTGGAGTTTCGCAAttcggaggaggaaaaggggggaaagggttCCAGCATGAGGCGGCAGGTCATCAATGACGAAAGCTTCAAAAAGATGATGACCATGATCGAGAAATGGATGAAATTGGACGGCTTCAGTGGGCATCCCAAGCTGGATTGTCTCTGCGAGACTCTTGTGCATCACTTTATGAATGCCGGGGAAGGGTCCAGCACAAGAGTCATCGTCTTCAGCGAGTATCGAGACAGCGCCGAGGAGATTGTGCGAGTTTTAAACAGCAAGCCTTTGATCAGCGCCACAGTCTTTGTGGGTCAAGCAGATTCCAAGAGAAGTGAAGGTATGAAGCAAAAGCAGCAGATTGAAACGATTGAGAAGTTCAAGAACGGCCAGTACAATGTTCTCATCGCCACATCCATCGGCGAAGAAGGTCTCGACATTGGCCAAGTTGATCTTATCGTCTGTTATGACGCGTCATCCTCTCCGATCCGCATGTTGCAGCGAATGGGACGCACggggagaaagagagcaGGCAAAATTGTGCTTCTCTTGATGAAGGGAAAGGAACAGGAGAAGTTTTTGGAGGCGAAGGACAACTACGCAAGAATGCAGCAGCTCATCTGTGATGGCGATAGTTTCAACTTCCGGCATGACCTATCTACGCGAATTATCCCAAGAGATATAAAGCCAGAAGTTGATAAGCGCATGGTGGAGATACCGATTGAGAACACACAGGATCCCTCCCTGCCTGAGCCTAAAAAAGCAAGAGCCCGGAAGAAAGCATCGAAGAAAAAGTTCAACATGCCCGATGGTGTAGAGACTGGGTTCGTCAAGGCATCCGATTTCTTTGGGAAAGCAGCTGCCAAAAAA is a window of Podospora pseudopauciseta strain CBS 411.78 chromosome 1, whole genome shotgun sequence DNA encoding:
- the MEX67 gene encoding nuclear mRNA export, poly(A)+RNA binding protein (COG:A; BUSCO:EOG09263MNN; EggNog:ENOG503NUI3), which translates into the protein MAPPTGPRGGSNNRKPTARASRGGVAKHRAATRTDRDGDVSMGAPISSSNPPTGPSGRGTRGRGAARGAPTRGSRTSSRLAQNLKNYIGEGGSKHAKTTLKILGVKNSKAASNSDGGVKGLLQFIERKADKDKKIVLGRGVLDGDYVWVKANKDDVSSIMHLNGYQYAGAPITIEETTEPFPTGTKFSKDAADTRQKLLALLAKRYNTEQKLLDLSALGTDDILGNLGAVGSQSLAEKSFRAIIHVAGEQFKTAEEKRQGIQSVSLARNEISDVDQVFTLAYSLPHLRRLDLSNNRLATFSSIAKWKQEFRYLEELYLVGNPVTGVADYAVQITQWFPCLQILDGNIVRSPQEAAEALRAMTPQPLAQLPSNLRDGENNVASIFLRSFFQLYDHDRPALAAQFYDVESVASLSATPEPGRDVEWKPYMKYSRNIQKLGGSRNPAVVQRLFTGASLIAEMWRSLPATRHATLDQPELWIIDCHTFPHLADPSGHGFAMGLMINVHGQFEEADTTEELYGTRTFSRSFILGPSKPGAPHPYRVLSDQLTIHKWTPRAAGAAPVPVTTGAPAAPIAPVAPVVAAVPVIDDATRVQLIQELARRTGMNAQYSELCLSGTANWNFDLALQSFEEQRANLPPAAFTAPA
- the MPH1 gene encoding 3'-5' DNA helicase (COG:L; BUSCO:EOG092614O9; EggNog:ENOG503NUYD), producing the protein MDDEFDETFVFDDDLIALTQVAEAEAAAAANSTAHRPQESAVRTPGTPLSVPAAARVNTAAAISEFDDLPSDAFDSSPQPPNNQKRPSQVPPPRATPISQGQGQGFRQTTLWGGTARQGSIRPLQVTNSRPFRADLPPEIPTHHELNDCELSTWVYPLNLGPIRDYQFTIVNSALFNNTLVALPTGLGKTFIAATVMLNFYRWTKRGKIVFVAPTKPLASQQVKACLDVAGIPRSEATLLTGETAPALREAEWETKRLFFMTPQTLQNDLSKGYADPKSVVLLVVDEAHRATGDYAYVKVIEFLRRFSQSFRVLALTATPGSSVEGVQNVIDNLGISHIEIRTEESLDIRQYVHSRDTNTITLDPSDEMMEVRGLFSKALQPLVDKLSAQNIYFGRDPMSLTTYGLMKSRSDWLAGAGRHANQGLKFAMFAVFSILQSLAHSIKLLNFHGIKPFYHNLLEFRNSEEEKGGKGSSMRRQVINDESFKKMMTMIEKWMKLDGFSGHPKLDCLCETLVHHFMNAGEGSSTRVIVFSEYRDSAEEIVRVLNSKPLISATVFVGQADSKRSEGMKQKQQIETIEKFKNGQYNVLIATSIGEEGLDIGQVDLIVCYDASSSPIRMLQRMGRTGRKRAGKIVLLLMKGKEQEKFLEAKDNYARMQQLICDGDSFNFRHDLSTRIIPRDIKPEVDKRMVEIPIENTQDPSLPEPKKARARKKASKKKFNMPDGVETGFVKASDFFGKAAAKKTAPPKPVEPQETDEIAEPPPLGKVVLSKAQIEELDRRYRSLPGNANAEVGPIDFGAHSQRFLRPTSLVGHGKKTKRFVKLMKKLGDSQDPFEKFTAPYGDTDMSNWGDLPVPIFASDTDASEEEDSAGTGTGGNRGKKCKVLAARPDEESEEEDGDGLEAASPPARKRSAGGKKAAKRKGRVARKLDEIGDDCMRTSDMEITDGSDDGADLEDFVVDDDADLFGSSANQKSTKSRTPGSAKKQPSAEEKPFFEPMDFTATQDSDEEMPDITELLKSSVKKTKHSMAATAFGTEGKEDLSPEPTTPRKKKRRILVADSDDDE